In a genomic window of Hyla sarda isolate aHylSar1 unplaced genomic scaffold, aHylSar1.hap1 scaffold_38, whole genome shotgun sequence:
- the LOC130332604 gene encoding histone H1B-like, whose translation MAETAPVAAPPAEPAAKSKKQPKKSAAKKSHKPSGPSVSELLVKAVSASKERSGVSLAALKKALAAGGYDVDRNNGRLKLAIKGLVTKGTLLQVKGSGASGSFKINKKQQETKDKEAKKKPAAAAKKPAAAKKSTKSPKKPKKAPSAAKSPKKAKKPAAAKSPKKPKAAPKKVTKSPAKKAAKPKAAKSPAKKAAKPKAAKSPAKKVTKAKKSAAKK comes from the coding sequence ATGGCAGAAACCGCACCAGTCGCTGCTCCTCCCGCCGAACCGGCCGCAAAATCCAAGAAGCAGCCGAAGAAATCAGCTGCCAAGAAAAGCCACAAACCCTCCGGTCCCAGCGTGTCCGAGCTGCTCGTTAAAGCCGTGTCCGCCTCTAAGGAGCGCAGTGGGGTGTCTCTGGCTGCCCTGAAGAAGGCTCTGGCTGCCGGAGGATACGATGTAGACCGAAACAACGGCCGCCTGAAGCTGGCCATCAAGGGGCTGGTGACCAAGGGAACCCTGCTCCAGGTGAAAGGCAGCGGCGCCTCCGGATCCTTCAAGATCAACAAGAAGCAGCAGGAGACCAAGGACAAGGAGGCCAAGAAGAAGCCGGCGGCTGCGGCCAAGAAACCTGCAGCAGCTAAGAAATCAACCAAATCCCCTAAGAAGCCAAAGAAGGCTCCGAGCGCGGCCAAGAGCCCGAAGAAAGCCAAGAAGCCTGCAGCGGCCAAGAGCCCCAAGAAGCCGAAGGCTGCCCCCAAGAAGGTGACCAAGAGCCCGGCTAAGAAGGCGGCCAAACCCAAAGCTGCCAAGAGCCCTGCTAAGAAGGCGGCCAAACCCAAAGCTGCCAAAAGCCCGGCAAAGAAGGTGACTAAAGCCAAGAAGAGCGCGGCTAAGAAATAA